A window from Flavobacterium sp. 83 encodes these proteins:
- a CDS encoding S41 family peptidase, translating to MKKVALFLFLLYSKGLIAQSETNTCKTLSKINALVKEFHYKPKPINDSLSVYVFNNFIKALDSKNDLFLEDEINSLKKFKYKLDDNIIHSNCSFLNEFYIAYQKAVNRHTTIIETLKKESFPLSSPEIIRSYKTPTPYLKTEADLKKLNKKRMLFDVLTEIAQSSSNKDSLIAVFPSISGNIKQKIFDDYTCEATKYNLTSQEFHNIFFTVYCSYFDPHTEFFSTNQKSDFLSSVSSDNYTLGLIVSIKEKNDISIDEILPGGPAYFSEKIEVGDQIIKIKSKQEEYLVNCYNFEKIEKILSSNEYKNVSVTLKKKSGEIYTTNLSKQVMRDYQNSVYSYVLERDNQKTGYIKIPSFYSTLENGKTNVSDDVSKEIAKLKEDKITGLIIDLENNGGGSMEEAVMLCGLFINTPYLAQVVTKTNQKEIIGNQKPKNSYSGPIIILINGFSASASEFFANVMQDYNLALIVGTKSLGKATMQEIVPLKDEKDQFLKVTIGEFYRVTGKTNQYNGITPDIIIPGLFDDQMPKESAYPTALKNDKIESIIDTNRFPMNEKQKQAILEYTQKSKTNTEFQKNIRLKTTFNQFFKAAVIIPLQFNVIFNKSIAFSKHWKEIEAFVKTEYPFIVNNTSNDANKILTNDYLKSINSTQIKNLKNNFRVFESVKIMANLK from the coding sequence TTGAAAAAAGTAGCCCTATTTTTATTCTTGCTTTATTCAAAAGGGCTTATTGCTCAATCTGAAACGAATACCTGCAAAACTTTATCCAAAATTAATGCATTGGTCAAAGAGTTTCATTACAAACCTAAACCGATAAATGACAGTTTATCGGTTTACGTTTTTAACAATTTTATAAAAGCGTTAGACAGCAAAAACGATTTATTTTTAGAAGACGAAATTAACAGCCTAAAAAAATTCAAATACAAATTAGACGACAATATCATCCATTCTAATTGCAGTTTTTTAAACGAATTTTATATTGCTTATCAAAAAGCCGTTAATCGCCATACTACAATTATAGAAACTCTAAAGAAAGAAAGTTTCCCACTGAGTAGCCCTGAAATAATTAGATCTTACAAAACCCCTACTCCATATTTAAAAACAGAAGCAGATTTAAAAAAACTTAATAAAAAACGAATGCTATTCGATGTGCTTACTGAAATAGCACAAAGCAGCTCTAATAAAGATTCACTTATCGCTGTATTTCCAAGCATTTCAGGAAATATAAAACAAAAAATATTTGACGATTATACCTGCGAAGCAACCAAATACAACCTTACATCCCAAGAATTTCATAACATCTTTTTTACTGTTTATTGTTCTTATTTTGATCCTCATACCGAATTCTTTTCAACCAATCAAAAATCAGATTTTTTATCATCTGTAAGTTCAGACAACTATACCTTGGGGCTTATCGTTTCAATAAAAGAAAAAAATGATATCTCCATAGATGAAATATTACCTGGTGGTCCGGCTTATTTTTCAGAAAAAATTGAAGTAGGAGATCAAATCATTAAAATAAAATCGAAGCAAGAAGAATACTTAGTAAATTGTTATAATTTTGAAAAAATAGAAAAAATTTTAAGCTCTAATGAGTACAAAAATGTTTCCGTGACACTTAAGAAAAAAAGCGGGGAAATTTACACCACAAACCTCTCTAAACAAGTGATGAGAGATTATCAAAATAGTGTTTATAGTTATGTACTGGAACGCGATAATCAAAAAACGGGCTATATCAAAATTCCTAGCTTTTACTCAACTTTAGAAAACGGAAAAACAAATGTTAGTGATGATGTATCCAAAGAAATAGCCAAACTAAAAGAAGACAAAATCACCGGGCTAATAATTGATTTAGAAAACAACGGAGGTGGTTCTATGGAAGAAGCCGTTATGCTATGCGGTTTATTTATAAATACTCCTTATTTAGCGCAAGTTGTCACCAAAACAAATCAAAAAGAAATCATTGGTAATCAAAAACCAAAAAACAGCTATAGCGGCCCAATTATTATCCTAATAAATGGCTTTTCTGCTTCCGCAAGCGAATTTTTTGCTAACGTTATGCAGGATTATAATTTAGCCTTAATTGTAGGAACGAAATCATTAGGAAAAGCAACAATGCAAGAAATAGTTCCATTAAAAGATGAAAAAGATCAATTTCTAAAAGTAACCATTGGAGAATTTTATAGAGTAACCGGAAAAACCAATCAATACAACGGTATTACTCCTGATATTATAATCCCGGGGTTATTTGACGATCAAATGCCTAAAGAAAGTGCTTATCCAACTGCTTTAAAAAATGATAAAATTGAAAGCATCATCGACACCAATAGATTCCCGATGAATGAAAAACAAAAACAAGCTATTTTAGAATATACCCAAAAATCAAAAACGAATACAGAATTTCAAAAAAACATCCGTCTAAAAACTACTTTTAATCAGTTTTTCAAAGCAGCTGTAATCATACCATTGCAATTTAATGTCATTTTTAATAAATCAATTGCATTTTCAAAACATTGGAAAGAAATAGAAGCATTTGTCAAAACTGAGTACCCTTTTATTGTAAATAACACTAGTAATGATGCTAACAAAATACTAACAAACGATTACCTAAAATCTATAAATAGTACCCAAATTAAAAATTTAAAAAACAACTTTCGTGTTTTTGAATCTGTAAAAATCATGGCAAACTTAAAATAG
- the gcvT gene encoding glycine cleavage system aminomethyltransferase GcvT yields MKNTALTHIHESLGAKMLPFAGYNMPILYEGVNAEHETVRNAVGVFDVSHMGEFLLTGPNALALIQKVTSNDATTLTIGRAQYSCLPNNDGGIVDDLIIYKMKDEQYLLVVNASNIDKDWDWISAHNDLGVEMKNLSDDYSLLAIQGPKAVEAMQSLTSKDLLAIPYYHFEVGDFAGIDNVIISATGYTGSGGFEIYCKNSEVEQIWNKVFEAGAAFGIKPIGLAARDTLRLEMGFCLYGNDINDTTSPLEAGLGWITKFTKEFTNSENLKRQKETGVSKKLVAFEMQERAVPRHDYEIVDGSGNKIGIVTSGTMSPSMNKGIGLGYVTVENSALDSNIFIRIRKNEVLAKVIKLPFYKK; encoded by the coding sequence ATGAAAAATACTGCGCTTACGCACATACACGAGAGTTTGGGAGCAAAAATGCTTCCGTTTGCCGGATACAATATGCCTATTTTATATGAAGGGGTAAATGCTGAACATGAAACGGTTCGAAATGCAGTGGGTGTTTTTGATGTTTCTCACATGGGCGAATTCTTGCTTACAGGACCAAATGCGTTGGCTTTAATACAAAAAGTAACTTCGAATGATGCTACAACTTTAACAATAGGAAGAGCACAATATTCTTGTTTACCAAACAATGATGGCGGAATTGTAGATGATTTAATCATTTACAAAATGAAAGACGAGCAGTATTTATTAGTCGTAAATGCTTCGAATATTGACAAAGATTGGGATTGGATTTCGGCTCACAATGACTTAGGAGTTGAAATGAAAAATTTATCAGATGATTATTCCTTATTAGCAATTCAAGGTCCTAAAGCTGTTGAAGCGATGCAATCATTAACTTCAAAGGACTTATTAGCTATTCCATATTACCATTTTGAAGTGGGTGATTTTGCAGGAATTGACAACGTAATTATTTCAGCTACGGGGTATACTGGTTCAGGCGGTTTTGAAATTTATTGCAAAAACTCCGAAGTAGAACAAATTTGGAATAAAGTTTTTGAAGCGGGTGCAGCTTTTGGAATTAAACCAATAGGTCTTGCCGCTCGTGATACATTACGATTAGAAATGGGATTTTGTTTGTACGGAAATGACATTAACGACACCACTTCTCCACTTGAAGCTGGCTTAGGATGGATCACAAAGTTCACTAAAGAATTCACTAATTCAGAAAATCTAAAAAGACAAAAAGAAACTGGAGTATCTAAAAAATTAGTGGCTTTTGAAATGCAGGAACGTGCCGTACCAAGACACGATTACGAAATTGTAGATGGATCAGGAAATAAAATAGGAATTGTAACTTCGGGTACCATGTCGCCATCCATGAATAAAGGAATTGGACTAGGTTACGTAACCGTTGAAAACAGTGCTTTAGACAGCAATATATTCATTAGAATCCGTAAAAATGAAGTTCTTGCCAAAGTGATAAAACTACCTTTTTATAAGAAATAA
- a CDS encoding DUF2147 domain-containing protein codes for MKKSSLVIIALFFVSLSYGQNGTVIGKWKTIDDETGKAKSIVEIYEKSGKIYGKVIEILEEEHRKKVCSNCSGEDKNKPILGMIVIKGLTKDGNEYTRGKILDPKNGQLYKCYITLVSKDKLKVRGFIGISLFGRTQYWYRVKS; via the coding sequence ATGAAAAAAAGTAGTTTAGTTATTATAGCTCTGTTTTTTGTTAGCCTTTCCTATGGTCAAAACGGAACTGTTATTGGCAAATGGAAAACCATTGATGATGAAACTGGGAAAGCTAAATCGATAGTCGAAATCTATGAAAAATCAGGAAAAATTTATGGTAAAGTAATTGAAATTCTCGAAGAAGAACATAGAAAAAAAGTCTGTAGTAATTGTTCAGGTGAGGATAAAAATAAACCTATTCTAGGAATGATAGTAATAAAAGGATTGACTAAAGATGGAAACGAATATACAAGAGGTAAAATTCTAGATCCTAAAAACGGGCAACTTTACAAATGTTACATTACATTAGTTTCAAAAGATAAACTTAAAGTTCGTGGTTTTATTGGGATTTCTTTGTTTGGACGAACGCAATACTGGTATAGAGTAAAAAGTTAA
- the priA gene encoding primosomal protein N': MHFVEVILPLSLAKTFTYNVSEAEFHYVKKGMRVAVPFGKSKIYTALVIEIHQNKPTLYEAKEIHQILDEKPIVTEIQIAHWQWIASYYMCAIGDVYRGAMPSALLLESETIISQKQDLFVDESLLSDDEYLIYQALQQQSSLKVQDIISILNKKNIFPVIQKLIDKNIVVLQEEISESYKPKLVRYVRLHSKYDSNAGLGELLETLKSANKQKEIVLSYFQLSATEKKPITVKKLVETANSSSAIIKALIEKEIFEDYFLQEDRVHFNGKIREDQLQLSQAQQTAFEEIKDSFIQKDVCLLHGVTSSGKTEIYIKLIEEYLETGNQVLYLLPEIALTTQLVGRLRTYFGNKVAVFHSKYNNNERIEVWNQVLSNSDKAQVVIGARSALFLPFHNLGFIIVDEEHEQTFKQVDPAPRYHARDAAVVLAHSHKAKVLLGSATPSLETYFNAKSEKYGLVEISKRFGNVMMPNIELVDLKDKYFRKKMTGHFSDVLIEEINIALSLGEQVILFQNRRGYSPIIECITCGNVPQCQQCDVSLTYHKHKNQLRCHYCGYTMAKPTHCPSCSSVDLTTKGFGTEQIEQELISIFPNSKTGRMDQDTTRGKFGFEKIIDSFKNREIDILVGTQMLAKGLDFDNVSLVGIMNADNMLYHPDFRAFERSFQMMTQVAGRAGRSEKQGKVIIQTYNPNHNTIQQVTNNDYLGMYKEQLYDRQIYKYPPYFRIIKLTLKQRDFDKLKEGAMWLYQVLSQNLVMPVLGPEEPTINRIRNEYIRTIIIKIPQNTSVVSTKKTIQKILNSFESVAQYRAIKVTLNVDFY; encoded by the coding sequence ATGCATTTCGTCGAAGTAATTTTACCCCTTTCTCTAGCCAAAACCTTTACCTATAACGTTTCTGAGGCCGAATTTCATTATGTAAAAAAAGGGATGCGTGTGGCTGTACCTTTTGGTAAAAGTAAAATTTACACGGCCCTTGTTATTGAAATTCATCAAAATAAACCCACTTTATACGAAGCAAAAGAAATTCACCAAATTCTCGATGAAAAACCGATAGTTACTGAAATTCAAATTGCACATTGGCAATGGATTGCTTCTTATTATATGTGCGCTATCGGTGATGTATACCGTGGTGCCATGCCAAGTGCACTTTTGCTTGAAAGCGAAACGATAATTTCTCAAAAGCAGGATTTGTTTGTGGATGAAAGTTTGCTTTCGGATGATGAATATCTAATTTATCAAGCCTTGCAGCAGCAAAGTTCACTTAAAGTGCAAGATATTATATCAATTTTAAACAAAAAAAATATCTTTCCTGTTATTCAAAAATTGATTGACAAAAATATTGTAGTGCTTCAGGAAGAAATTTCAGAAAGTTATAAACCTAAGTTAGTTCGTTACGTGCGTTTGCATTCTAAATACGATTCGAATGCCGGTTTAGGTGAATTGTTGGAAACTTTGAAAAGTGCCAATAAACAAAAAGAAATAGTACTGAGTTATTTTCAATTGAGTGCTACCGAAAAGAAGCCAATAACCGTTAAGAAACTGGTTGAAACTGCTAATTCTTCTTCGGCAATTATAAAAGCTCTAATTGAAAAAGAAATATTTGAGGATTATTTTCTTCAGGAAGATCGAGTGCATTTCAATGGAAAAATAAGAGAAGATCAACTGCAATTAAGCCAAGCGCAGCAAACTGCTTTTGAAGAAATTAAAGATAGTTTTATTCAAAAAGATGTCTGTTTGCTACATGGTGTAACTTCCAGTGGAAAAACTGAAATTTATATTAAGCTTATTGAAGAATATCTGGAAACGGGAAATCAGGTATTGTATTTATTGCCCGAAATTGCTTTGACAACTCAATTAGTTGGAAGATTAAGAACTTATTTTGGAAATAAAGTAGCTGTTTTTCATTCGAAATATAACAATAATGAACGTATCGAGGTTTGGAATCAGGTTTTGTCAAATTCAGACAAAGCACAAGTTGTGATAGGAGCGAGATCCGCTTTGTTTTTACCCTTTCATAATTTAGGATTTATAATTGTTGACGAGGAACATGAACAAACTTTTAAACAAGTAGATCCTGCGCCACGATATCATGCGCGTGATGCTGCAGTAGTTTTGGCTCATTCTCATAAAGCAAAAGTTTTATTAGGTTCGGCGACGCCAAGTTTAGAAACCTATTTTAATGCAAAATCAGAAAAATATGGTTTAGTCGAAATTTCAAAACGATTTGGAAATGTAATGATGCCAAACATTGAATTGGTGGATTTAAAAGATAAATACTTTCGAAAAAAAATGACTGGACATTTCAGTGATGTTCTAATTGAAGAAATAAATATAGCGTTATCATTAGGGGAACAAGTGATTTTGTTTCAAAACAGAAGAGGTTATTCTCCTATAATAGAATGTATCACTTGTGGCAATGTTCCTCAATGTCAACAATGTGATGTGAGTTTGACCTATCACAAACATAAAAACCAGTTGCGTTGTCATTATTGTGGGTATACAATGGCAAAACCCACGCATTGCCCTTCGTGTTCGAGTGTTGATTTGACTACAAAAGGCTTTGGAACCGAACAAATTGAGCAAGAACTGATTTCTATTTTTCCAAATTCTAAAACGGGAAGAATGGATCAGGACACCACAAGGGGGAAATTTGGTTTTGAGAAAATTATAGATAGTTTCAAGAATAGGGAAATTGATATTTTAGTTGGAACGCAAATGCTGGCCAAAGGATTAGATTTTGACAATGTAAGTTTAGTAGGAATCATGAATGCCGATAATATGTTGTACCATCCTGATTTTAGGGCTTTCGAAAGAAGTTTTCAAATGATGACTCAAGTTGCAGGAAGGGCAGGGCGTTCTGAGAAGCAAGGAAAAGTGATTATTCAAACGTATAATCCCAATCATAATACGATACAGCAAGTAACGAACAATGATTATCTGGGAATGTATAAAGAGCAATTGTATGACAGACAGATCTATAAGTATCCTCCTTATTTTAGAATCATAAAACTGACATTAAAACAGCGCGATTTTGACAAATTGAAAGAAGGCGCCATGTGGTTGTATCAAGTACTGAGTCAAAATCTGGTAATGCCAGTATTAGGACCCGAAGAGCCAACAATTAATAGAATTAGGAATGAATATATCCGAACGATTATAATTAAAATTCCTCAAAATACGTCTGTGGTAAGTACAAAAAAAACTATTCAAAAGATATTGAATAGTTTTGAGTCGGTTGCTCAATATAGAGCTATAAAAGTTACGCTAAACGTTGATTTTTATTAA
- a CDS encoding LytTR family DNA-binding domain-containing protein, with product MKLNCVVVDDSSIQRMIIAKLVNNHPNLHLIGDFSNAIEARSCMSVHNVDLIFLDIEMPVISGFDFLDGLKIKPQIIFITSKAEYAMKAFDYDATDYLQKPIAIDRFNASVRRAIDLYSLKKENKEEEGEHIFIKSNLKKLKIFTSKIKWIEAFGDYVRVVTEEDSNLVLSTMKSFENDLSKEKFIRVHKSYIINIDKVERFNSKFAEIGVTKIPLSRNKKEDLVKALSFA from the coding sequence ATGAAACTTAATTGTGTTGTAGTTGATGATAGTTCCATTCAAAGAATGATTATCGCAAAGTTAGTAAATAATCACCCAAATCTGCATTTAATTGGTGATTTTTCTAATGCAATTGAAGCTAGAAGTTGTATGTCCGTGCATAATGTGGATTTAATATTTCTTGATATTGAGATGCCTGTAATTAGCGGATTTGATTTTTTAGATGGTTTAAAAATAAAACCACAAATCATATTCATTACTTCAAAAGCTGAGTATGCTATGAAAGCATTTGATTATGATGCTACCGACTATCTGCAAAAACCTATTGCTATAGATCGTTTCAATGCATCAGTTAGAAGAGCAATCGATTTATATTCTCTTAAAAAAGAAAATAAAGAAGAAGAAGGCGAACATATTTTTATTAAGAGTAATCTTAAAAAATTAAAAATCTTCACTTCCAAAATTAAATGGATCGAAGCTTTTGGCGACTATGTTAGAGTTGTGACCGAGGAAGACAGCAATCTGGTACTTTCTACAATGAAATCTTTTGAAAATGATTTGTCTAAAGAAAAATTCATCAGAGTACATAAGTCCTATATTATAAACATAGACAAAGTAGAGCGTTTCAACAGTAAGTTTGCCGAAATTGGAGTTACTAAAATACCGTTGAGCAGAAACAAAAAAGAAGATTTAGTTAAAGCCCTATCATTTGCATAA
- the rpsF gene encoding 30S ribosomal protein S6 codes for MNHYETVFILNPVLSEVQVKETVSKFEDFLTSRGAEMVSKEDWGLKKMAYEIQNKKSGFYHLFEFKVAGEVLIAFETEFRRDERVMRFLTVSLDKHAISWAERRRTKLKSTKA; via the coding sequence ATGAATCATTATGAAACTGTTTTCATTTTAAATCCCGTTTTATCTGAAGTTCAGGTAAAGGAAACAGTAAGCAAATTTGAAGATTTTCTTACTAGTAGAGGAGCAGAGATGGTATCGAAAGAAGACTGGGGTCTTAAAAAAATGGCTTACGAAATTCAAAACAAAAAAAGTGGTTTTTACCATTTATTCGAATTCAAAGTAGCAGGAGAAGTTCTTATTGCTTTTGAAACTGAATTTAGACGTGACGAAAGAGTAATGCGTTTCTTGACTGTAAGTTTAGATAAACATGCTATATCTTGGGCTGAAAGAAGAAGAACTAAATTAAAATCTACAAAAGCTTAA
- the rpsR gene encoding 30S ribosomal protein S18, with the protein MATLQQSASGKKDGDIRYLTPLNIETNKTKKYCRFKKSGIKYIDYKDADFLLKFVNEQGKILPRRLTGTSLKYQRKVSVAVKRARHLALMPYVADLLK; encoded by the coding sequence ATGGCAACATTACAACAATCGGCTTCAGGAAAAAAAGACGGAGATATCAGATATCTTACACCTTTAAACATAGAAACTAACAAAACTAAAAAGTATTGTCGTTTCAAAAAATCAGGTATCAAATATATTGATTATAAAGATGCTGATTTCTTATTGAAATTTGTAAACGAACAAGGGAAAATTCTTCCTCGCCGTTTAACAGGGACTTCATTGAAATACCAAAGAAAAGTGTCAGTTGCAGTTAAGAGAGCACGTCACTTAGCTTTGATGCCATATGTGGCGGATTTATTAAAATAA